From Bacillaceae bacterium S4-13-56, a single genomic window includes:
- a CDS encoding aspartyl-phosphate phosphatase Spo0E family protein produces the protein MDEKSNQHLQSRIEKKRNEMIRTAKVKGIGHKSTLKCSQELDYLLNKLQKVINT, from the coding sequence ATGGATGAAAAGTCGAACCAACATTTACAATCCAGAATTGAGAAAAAAAGAAATGAAATGATCAGAACGGCAAAGGTAAAAGGAATTGGACATAAAAGTACTTTAAAATGTAGTCAAGAGTTAGACTATCTTCTAAATAAGCTACAAAAAGTGATAAACACTTAA